AATTGAGTTAAAAAAATCAAAAACAAAAACTTTAGATGAATATAATGAAAACACAAAAATATTAAAAAATAATTTAAAAAAAATTAAGACATTAGCTTTAGATTACAAAAACAAAAACATTCAAAAAGTCACCAATGATAAGATAGAGGTTCAAATTTTTAGTGTTTTTGATTTTATTGCAAGATTACCTTATGATCAATTTAAACAGATAAAAATTCCAATTTTTCAAAGAAAATTTAGTTGAGATTGATCAATAATCACAAATTTATTAAGTGATATAAATAATAAAAAGGAACATAAATCTTTTATTTTTTTAGGAAGCATAATAACAGTAGAAGAAGATAAAATTTTGAAAATTATAGACGGACAACAAAGAATTTCAACATTGTTTTTAATTTTTGTAGCTCTATCTATTTTTTCAGTAAAAAATAAAGTAGAGAAATGAAATTTTGAAAATCTGATTGACGGTTTTGATTCACAAAATGATGATCTAGCAAAAAAGATATTTATGTGTTTAGAAGTCCTTTATGAATCTGTAAATGATCAAAAAGGAGAAAAGACAGTTTTATCAAATTATTTTTATCGAATAGATGGCTATGATGATGTTGAAATTTTTTCAAAAATTTGATCCTTGAACAAATTAGAAAAAGAAATGTTAGAAAAAGAAAACAACATTATTAAAATTTTTGTAGACATCATCATTTGATTTAGAGAAAATTTAACATCAAAAGATGAAATACTAAATTTTTGAAAAAGCTTTTTAGAAAATATATATTTTACTTTTACCAACCTTAAAGATATCAATGAATTTGATCTTTTTGAAAGAATGAATACAACACAAGTGCCTTTAAGTGCTATTGACTTGATAAAAAATAGAATCTTTGATTTCTATGAAGAAAAAGATGAAAAAATAGATCAAAAATCATTTCAAGAATTATTTGATAAAAAAATTATGAAAAAATTCTTATCAAAAAAAGGAGATAACAACCAAGATCTTAAAAAAATAAAAGAATTTTTAAGATACATAAGTTCCATTTACGACATAAGTGATAATGAAGTAAAATTAAAAAGTTCAGACTCAACTGATATGAAGTTATATTTCAAATTTTGAATATATATTAAAGATGAAATAATTTATGACAAAGATGAAGAAAAAACTCTTCCTTATGATCAAGCTTTAAAAAGATTAGGTGATGAAATTAAATTGTTTTTTGAAGTTTTAGAACCTAGTGAATACTCAAAAAATAAAGATCAAAGATTTTATTTTATCAGTGATTATTTATATACTTTGATAAGTTATAAAAAAACTTTATATATCCCTTTGATAATTCAAATATTAAAAACACAACTTGGAGAAAATAAGATTTTTGAATTTGATTCTAAAATTGAAAATGAAAATGAATTAAATTCTTTAAGAGATTTATTGAAAGCAATTCAATCTTATGAAATTAGAAGATCTGTTGTTGCTAAAGAAGGACAAAGTATGACTAGTTTTATGGATTCTTTTTTAAGAGACATTAAAACAATTAATATTTTAGATAAACACACTCTTTATAATGTATTTGTAAATAAAACAAAAAACACTAATAACTTAAATCATGGAACAATTAAAGATTTTTGAGAAAATGTAGCTAAGAAAAAAATTCAAAGCAAAAATCAAGACTTGCTTTTAATAATTTTTGAAAATTTCATAAAAATAGAAAAAGACAAAAAGAAAAATATTTTAACCAAAGAATTTTTCAACTTTGATTTAGGCTCTTATTTAGAGAAAAAAAATAAATTAACAATAGAACATATTTTACCTAGATCACAAGGATCCAACGATCAAGAACTTGATGAATTTAAAGACTATATTGGCAATTTACTTTTTATAAAAAGATCAGATAATTCTGAACTTGGTGCTAAAAGATTTAAAGAAAAAAAACAACTATATAACACTAAAGAATATATTAGTGTTTTAAAAAATGTAAAAGGTATAGAAAAAGAAAGTATTGACAAATATATTTCAGAAATAAAAGATATGGTTGAAAAATATAATGAAAATTCAATAAAAGATAAAGAATGAAACATTGAAGAAAGTGAAATTAAAGAATCTTTAGAATCTTTATATATTTTAGGAGAAGATAAAAATGATTTTGGCATTGAAGATATTAAAAAAAGAAGCGAAGGCATAGCTTGAATTCTTTGTCTTGCGCTTCAAGATTTATAATAGTTTAAATTAACTTTATAACAAAGATTAAAGATTCAAAATTGAATCTTTAAAAACACAAAAAACTAATTTAACTTTTAACTAATAATGTTAGTTAAAATTATTTTTATGTTAAAAAGCAAAGTTATTTTTCATTTAGATGCAGATTCTTATTTTGTAAGTGCCATTAGAACAATTAGAAAAGATTTATTTGGTAAATCTATGGTTGTAGCACATAATCATAAAAGAGCAATTATTACTTCAGCTAGTTATGAGGCAAAAGCTAAGGGTATAAAAGTTGGTATGCCCCTTTACAAGGCAAAACTAATTGATCCGAATGTAGTTGTTGCTGATTATAGCTTTGAACTCTATAGCAATTTGTCATCAAATATCTTTAACTTTTTATATGAAAATTACACTAAAAAAATTCAAATTTACTCAATTGATGAATTTTTTATAGATGCTAGTGATTTGGTAGTTAAAAAAGGCTCAATTTTAAAACTAGCACAAGAAATGCAAAAAGCCATCATGGACAATTTTTCTATTCCTTTTTCAATTGGAGTAGGACCTAATTTATGAATGGCTAAAATGTCCACTTCTATTAATAAACCTTATGGAATAACAATTACAAAAAGAAGTGATTTAAAAAAGAATATTTACTCTCAAGACATTTCTGAATATGTAGGTATTGGAAAAAGTGGCCTTGCAAAGCTATCTCATTTAAATATTAAAACTATTGGTGATTTTTGTAATAGTGTTTTTGCTCAAGGAGCTCTTGAAAAAATTTATGGCATAAAATTAAAAACAATTAAAGAAGAGTGTCAAGGAATAAGCAATGATCAAATTGATACAAGTCAAAATGATGCTCAATCACTTGGAAGTGAAATTTCCTTTAGTCATGATGATCTAGATGAAAGATCTTCTATTTTTAATTATTTCAAGTTAATTTGTGAATTATTAGAGAAAAAATTAAAAAATAGAGGTATTTATGCTAACACCCTTACAGTTAAATTAAGAGATCAAAATTACAAGTGAAAAACCAAAAGAAAAAAATATTCAATTAAACTTTTTGAAAGTCAAGATATTATGAATAGAGTAATTGAGATATTTAATCAATTTTGAGATGAAAAAAAACTTAGAGGTCTTGGGATAAGTTTATCTGATTTTGGCGATATATACCAAAGTGATTTATCTTTTGATCTTTTTGATCAAAAATATGATTCAAAAAAAGAAAAAATTAATGCTTTGATTAAATCAATAAATAAAGATAAAACAAGAAAAGTTATTTACTTTCTAAATGAATATCAAGACAGTCAAATTCACAAATCTAAACAAAGTAAATTTATAAAAAATGAACAAAAGAAGATAAAAAAAACATCTCTTTAAGATGTCTTTATTCTTCTTTTGATTTGTTTCAATTTAGACCAAATTCATCAACTACTACTTTTTCAATTTTTCCATTATCAAGATCTACAATTGCCTTATCAACTATTTTGATTTTATCAACTAATTCATCAGTTTTTTCTCTGAAATTAAATAGGGCAATTAAAGCACTAAAAAAAGTTATGATTGCAAAAAGAACAGTTATGATTATGAAAAAATGAAGTGTCTCATCTGGAAAAGCATTGTATCTAATTGAATATAAGTTTAAGATGATTAATGAGATGTTAATTACAATAATTATAAATTGCAAAAATGCAAAGATGAATCTAGATATTTG
The sequence above is a segment of the Mycoplasmopsis pulmonis genome. Coding sequences within it:
- a CDS encoding DUF262 domain-containing protein, translating into MTKDNYTTSEKFWKIGTSISSYIDNTTLINLKLLNKHSVLKEDFDNKENKYQILISDNSKINIIEKKKEATFYQIKRTLFFLGIFSFKDHEKAIFELDNHLSEFKKSHDFNFNFDSNDPNLFYKQIFEFLKEQYKTMNDKKFQIKSRTSFYFSLAYSYIFIKKYKTNKEILFKDGINDKAINYYKDIVENLKNIDDKDGEFENEIEKFLSIQDVDFEKTTKLIELKKSKTKTLDEYNENTKILKNNLKKIKTLALDYKNKNIQKVTNDKIEVQIFSVFDFIARLPYDQFKQIKIPIFQRKFSWDWSIITNLLSDINNKKEHKSFIFLGSIITVEEDKILKIIDGQQRISTLFLIFVALSIFSVKNKVEKWNFENLIDGFDSQNDDLAKKIFMCLEVLYESVNDQKGEKTVLSNYFYRIDGYDDVEIFSKIWSLNKLEKEMLEKENNIIKIFVDIIIWFRENLTSKDEILNFWKSFLENIYFTFTNLKDINEFDLFERMNTTQVPLSAIDLIKNRIFDFYEEKDEKIDQKSFQELFDKKIMKKFLSKKGDNNQDLKKIKEFLRYISSIYDISDNEVKLKSSDSTDMKLYFKFWIYIKDEIIYDKDEEKTLPYDQALKRLGDEIKLFFEVLEPSEYSKNKDQRFYFISDYLYTLISYKKTLYIPLIIQILKTQLGENKIFEFDSKIENENELNSLRDLLKAIQSYEIRRSVVAKEGQSMTSFMDSFLRDIKTINILDKHTLYNVFVNKTKNTNNLNHGTIKDFWENVAKKKIQSKNQDLLLIIFENFIKIEKDKKKNILTKEFFNFDLGSYLEKKNKLTIEHILPRSQGSNDQELDEFKDYIGNLLFIKRSDNSELGAKRFKEKKQLYNTKEYISVLKNVKGIEKESIDKYISEIKDMVEKYNENSIKDKEWNIEESEIKESLESLYILGEDKNDFGIEDIKKRSEGIAWILCLALQDL
- a CDS encoding DUF4231 domain-containing protein, yielding MTKEQANEYALSVYKKYNKKFQISRFIFAFLQFIIIVINISLIILNLYSIRYNAFPDETLHFFIIITVLFAIITFFSALIALFNFREKTDELVDKIKIVDKAIVDLDNGKIEKVVVDEFGLNWNKSKEE
- a CDS encoding Y-family DNA polymerase — protein: MLKSKVIFHLDADSYFVSAIRTIRKDLFGKSMVVAHNHKRAIITSASYEAKAKGIKVGMPLYKAKLIDPNVVVADYSFELYSNLSSNIFNFLYENYTKKIQIYSIDEFFIDASDLVVKKGSILKLAQEMQKAIMDNFSIPFSIGVGPNLWMAKMSTSINKPYGITITKRSDLKKNIYSQDISEYVGIGKSGLAKLSHLNIKTIGDFCNSVFAQGALEKIYGIKLKTIKEECQGISNDQIDTSQNDAQSLGSEISFSHDDLDERSSIFNYFKLICELLEKKLKNRGIYANTLTVKLRDQNYKWKTKRKKYSIKLFESQDIMNRVIEIFNQFWDEKKLRGLGISLSDFGDIYQSDLSFDLFDQKYDSKKEKINALIKSINKDKTRKVIYFLNEYQDSQIHKSKQSKFIKNEQKKIKKTSL